The DNA window TCACTTGCTAGCACCGTGGGCTTCACTCTCTCTAGCAGACCCTTCACCTTCAGTTGTGGAAACGAAGACCGGAGCAGCGTTTCCTTCGGTTATTTTCGAGTCTCGGAGACTTTTGGGAATTGGGCTGCGTAAAAAGACTATCTTGGGATTGAAGAACATTGATGTCTACGCCTTCGGTAATCACATTTACTGAATTTTAGATTATAAgcattttttccttgatttaatTTATGGGATAATGAACATAGTGTGTTTTATGAGTGAACAATCATGTTTAAGTGTAAAATTTTGAAGTTACTATACTGGTTTCAGAAGTAAAAATGTGGTTTGATCTTTGCTAATAACAAAGAAGGAAATCACTTGCTACGTAGTAATAACTTTATGGTTAGATTTAGGTGAATGTTTTGAGGCACTTTAGTATTTGTCAGGGACAAGTTTTGTACTAGTTTCATCCATGGTTGAGACAGTTTAGTTTAATTTAGAAATGTGGCTATATATTTGACAGAATTTAGAAATATACCATTACTACATGTATTTGGAAGAATTTAGATTTGTATTAATGTGTATGCAGTATTTAGGTTATTCTGAGAGTATATATTGTCGATGTATGACTATGACAACGAAAGTAGTGCGTGTTTGCAAGATGTGAATTTTGAATAGATGTCTTCAAGGATGAAAGAACTGGTCAGTTCTTCATTTAATGGGAATATGTCAATTGGCAGGTGTTTATGCGGATGCTGATGAAGTGAGGAAAGTTCTGAGTGAAAAATATGGAAAACTCTCTGTTTCAGAACTCAAGGAAAGCAAGGAGTTTAAAGAGGATTTTATGGGAGGTGATATTGGCATGACTGTTAGACTTCAGATAGTCTATAGTAAGCTAAGCATTCGCTCTGTTAGAAGTGCCTTTGAAGAGTCTGTAGGAAGCAGACTGCAAAATTTTGGGGAACCAAATAGCAAGGAATTGCTTcagaggtaaaaaaaatttcttttccaaCTAGTGATTTTCTTACCGTATGGTTATAGTATATGAATTTAATGGGACATAAATTTTTGAAGGCTCACAATTCTGAATTATTGCAGTCGTGGAGGtcactataataataatttgctGTTATGATACATCTGCAGCAATATATTCATTCTACATATTTCCATCTAGTTGATGTTGAGAAGAAAGTGTTTCTCATCTTACCACAGTGTCCTTGAAAGTTATTCCTAGAATTTTGGAAGGCCTAGTTGTGATTTCCTAAGAGCCAGTTGTTCATTCTGTTTTGGTTGATTGGTTATAAGATGTCACGAACTCTTGTACATCTCTTTTCCTCTTATAGCCATTTTTATGTGTAGGTTCACTTCTCAGTTTAAGGATGAATATAAAATACCACGGGGTTCTGTGATTGAGCTTTCAAGGGAGCAAGGCCATGTACTTCGCACAACAAGTGAGACCTCCctatcttttgcttttttttaaggaataaaaaaaacccttgtaaCTTATCCTTCATGGTTTTAAACTCAGCTCTTGTCATTGATTTTGTTAAGGCCAAGAGGTCTGCTACTGACCGCTTTGATGAAGTTTTGAAGTTCGGTCATGGCCCAACCAATAAAATTCTGATAAAAGATTTGATGGTGTCTGTGGATATTATTAATCTCTAGACTTCTGGGGATTACTGGAACATGTAAAAATATCAAGGATCCATCAAATAAGCAcagcaaaattaaaattttgtaacTATAGTTATCCAGAGCAAGCCTATGAGCTCAGTAAATATCAACCTCAAGATTTAAGCCGACATGTCTAAACCATGCAATGCCTTACTGGTCTGGTGCGGTATATATATACCCTATCATATGTTATCaatgtataaataattttgtaatattatccgtcctttcctttttttaatatgtgaaaatatttgatttcatttgcaTTTAATTTCTGCAGTTGATGGGAAGGAGGTGGGAAGTATCCAGAGCAAACTCCTCTGCCGATCGATTTTAGATCTATACATTGGCGAGGATCCATTTGATAAAGAGGCCAAAGAAGACATAGAAAGCAAGTTTGCATCTCTCCTTCAAGTAGATCACTGATCATATGTAGAATACTGCTGTGGATGACATCTCGAATAATCCTGGTCTGAGCTGCTTAAGAACTTTCAGGGATATGACCCATTTGTATGGAAGGTTTTGGCAGATTTATATATCTTTGTTATTGAACCTGTACTATTGATTCGGATTATTTAATGAAAGAACTTTCGAGTCGAGATGATCTTGCCACCCTGAGTGCATCAATGAATGCCTGCCCTTAACGATCCAGGTCTCTGTCACATGGTCCAGGCCAAGAGGTCTGTCATCTAATCATTTCGTTTCCATGTATCCCTCCCTACCTTTGACCATATGATCTCCTTAAACGCTGCAATGTTTTGGTTAAATGATTTCAACCGACTTAATGAAGAAGATATAAGAAAATAAGGCAATACGCTAACTAATTATGTGGTGCACAAAAAAATGCTAATACAAAAGGCTAAAAAGATCAGTTTGCTTCCAGCTCCCTGCTATATATCTTGGACCTTTCTTCACAAGAACTTCTGTGCTCTTTTTCTGACTTCAAATCTTCACGGTACCCCCACCCGTTCTCTTCTGCCCAGACAAGTCTTGGTCCGTCACCAAACGTTGCACAAATGGATTCAAAATGTTTAACCAAGCCTTAGGGGCATCGCGTTCTATTCTATGTTAAACATAATCGTATGGACACATCAGCATCACATTacacaaatcaaattaaattagacCCTATCAACTAATATCACGGCCATCCATAGTTGCGACTATATGGTAGGCCTGCCGATGGGTGATGTTCAGATATGGTAGGTCCCGACTAAAATAACTTCAAAAACTGTACGCCTGAGACAGAGCCTATCTTTCCTTTTCATAATCCTGTCATCTCATTCACATCCTTGCCAAACTGATACAGTCAAAGTGGGCGGCGCACCTCAGGCATCCACGCAAGATAAGAACAGTTCTTCCACGCTTGTCATAAAATCTCACATGCAACGAATCTTCCTCGCCTATTATAATCCATTTGCCAGCAGACATCTTAAATTGCCAGTTCCCCCATCAAGAAGCCTCCCTATTTAATGCAAGACCCCCGTATCATCCAACTTCAGGGAGACAATCAACTGTTTTCTAGTCCTGCAATCCAGCTCTCACGGCTTTGATTTGAACAAGAAAGCAACAATACAAGAGTGGGCGGCAACGATAGAAGCAGAGCAAGTTGCAGCACCTTTTTGAACTGGCTACAATCACCCTTGCACCATCCGAAATTGAGACCGGATGGTAGTCCGAGTAACTACTCCTTGATGAACACATCTGATAGATGGACTGCTGACTCTAGTATTTGAGTTCAGAAAGGTGGCTTGGGCATGCGCTTAAGATTGAAGGCACATTCCTACCACAAACCGGGGAGGACTTCTGGGCATTCCCACTTGAGGAGTTGTCACTCTGCTGTGATTGTATAGCAGGAATTGATGAATTAGCCTTGGCATTCATTGAAGTTGTTCTCGAATTGCCACCACTAGATGGAGACTGGCAACTAGAGGATATTTGCTGCCCTTGTGGTGGCAAAGCAGACTTGGAACTTGACCCAAATGATATTTGGCTATGACCTTGTGGTACTCTTCCTTGTTGCTGGGAAGCATTCTTATGGACTGAGGTGTTGGATGCAGAGAGAGATGTAAGAGGTGCTTGCGAGGAAGGGATTCTGGATGAGTTCTTCCACTGGGGGTTTTGTGGAGAACTATTGCCCAGAGCTTGAGTTTGAGAAAAAATGGAAGCATTATTTGGAAACTTGGCACCAATAGAAGGCAAAGGCAGGCTGTTAGATGTTGATGCTTTACTGTCCGCTGCACCAATAGGCTGCTGGAGCTGTTGGTGCAAAATATGTTGTTTCTGAAGCTGAACTAACTGTTGTTGCTGAGAAGTTGAGCTTGAGTTGGCAGCCATTGGAATGCTTGTGGTTGCAGTGATGGATTGAGAAGGCCAGTTTCCAGTGGAAGGAGATGACACAAAGTTCAGAGTTCGAGCTGAATTATCAAAAACAAGTGTCTGCCCATTACCCCTGGTTGACTTTCCCGAAGGAGCTTTTTTTCCATCATCAGGATTGGTCGAACTACCTCCAGACTTCCCTTCGGATGGCTGGTGATTCTTCTTTTGTGTGGCTTGAGCTGCTGTTATAACCTGGTATCCCTGACGTGTCATGTCTGGGAAGCTTTGTAAGATGGGAGGATTTTGTGTCATAGCTGAGAAATTAAGGTTTGATGCTGTCTTGCTTCCATTGAAAGAGGCAAATGACATTGCAAATGCTTGAGAGGGGATAAGCTCTACTCCACCCTTTAAATTCTTTTCCTGCGACAGTTGATGTTGCTGTTGCTGCTTCTCACCATGATTTCCACTGCCACCAACAGTGGTAGATGCCATTAAACCAAAGTTTGGCTGAACAGGAACCATAAAATTAGGGCCATGAACACTTTTTTTTGAGTGACCGGCTCGGGTATCAGCAATTATTGGGGTGCTCTCCCCACTCATCTCAGTGTCAAGCTTCCTAGAGTGATGGGATTGCACATGCTGCTTCGGTGGCTGCTGTGATTGCATCATTGTCGAGGTCAAAAAATTAGCAGTGCTAACAAGTGCCCCTCGTGGTTGCCGACTTTGGGGTTGCTTGTGAGATGATGATGAGCCACTTGAATTACTTGCATTTTGATGTCCTGGTTGGACTACAGGTTGAGGTTGCTGCTGCTGAAGCTGGGATGGATGTAGCATCTGAGATGAGTAGAAAGACCCGTTAAAGAAAGGCAATGCTTGAGAAGGGGTTCCACCTCTAAATGTTGGTTGGTTTCCAACAGGAGTGGAGATGGAGAATGGATAGCCATTGTTTGGTAGAATTGTCAAATAAGGAGTTTCGTTGGCTGCCAAATTTGGGTAACTAAAGCTCACAGCTGCAGCCATTGCTGGCAATGCTGAAGAGTTTGTTGTTAGTCCAGCTATCCCATTGCCAGGAAATGATGCATTGTTGATTGAGGAAGCAGATTTAGAAGGCCCCGTTTGACTTGTCATTGTTGCTGTGGACGCTTGATGCTGATTGAGAGAGAAGATGAAAGCAGGGCCAGgctacaatttaaaaataaacttagcaAAGATCTAAATAGTAAACTCAAAAATTAAACTACAATGCACAGGGTAAGACCATACCATTAGATTACCAGCTGGAGCTGGCTGTGGAGGCTGAGGAGGCACAAGCTGCTTCTTCTGTGCATCTATCAAGGCAGTACTCTCAGAGCCTCTATCTTTTCTAGTAAAAACTGGAATATTTGCCACAGCCTGCACTTTGTCCTGGGCAGGATTTAGATTCACAAATGGAAAGCTTCCTTGCAAAGTGCTTCCAATAATCATGTTTTCCGTGGAAGGCATTGCATTGAGATCCTTGGGCTTGGCTCCACATAGAGCAGCAGAGCCAGCTGTTGCTGGCCAGAAATGGTTCATCTTAATAAATTGCTGGTGTAAGCGAACATTGCAAGCAATATAATGGTGGGTTGCGCATCTCTTTGGCCGAGGTTGAGGGATAAACTGTGGAGGCTGCACATTTTCCAATAATTCAAAGGCAAATTCAACAGCGAATTCAAGATGAAAATCCAAGGTACATGTATATATCACGGTTGGGCCTCGGAAAAAAGAACTGGCGTATGATACCTGTAATGCCTTGGATGATCCGGCAGTACCATCCATGGGCACAACCGTCTGAAAGGAAGGCATGTATCTGCAAATAAACATGAGTTACTTCATAATGATAAATCAAATACACTCATCAAGGATACATTTAAATCAAAGATTGAGAAGAAATTGAAGGCCTAGATATCGCACCCCAGAGATGGAAGATTACTCAGCCACCCAGGTAAAGCAATTGGCGAAGGCACTGAACCAGATTGAGCTGataaggaggaggaagaagataaagaaatcatcaataatttctctgggtcaaaaaaataaaataaaataaatctatatgACAGCTCTTAAAGTCACCCCCCTGAACCCCAAGTTCAAGCTTTGAATTACCAGTAGTCTCCACTTTAGAAATGGTAGCTCTAGGTAGCAGTTTCTGCTGCACATTGCGATGCGGCTTctcaaaatcaagttttaatcCACGCTTTTCTCCAACTGTCTTTATCTTCTCTTCAACAATCACTCCTTCCTTCTTCACCAGACTGTCCGCCAATTCTTCATTCTTAACCACATTTTCCATTTTCTGCAACATAACATAGAAATTATTAGTATTGAGTTCCaagtaaaacaaaattacaCAAAATGTCAGAGTCAAATCCAAGCTTAAAACTAAAACAGGGGAGGTGAATTAGTTAACAAGTATATGCTTACCATTGCCACATCTTGGGCTGCAGGCTTAGGATCCAATGACAAATCGACAAAGCTGTCCTGTTCTGGAGAAGACGCCATGGGAGGAGGAGCCTGTTGGAAAGCCATTACACTCTTGAGAAATTTCAACAGCAATATACCAATGGAAATGTAACCGGAATGCGACAAGATAGATCCTCACCATCAGATCGATCTTGAACTTCTCCTCTCTCTGGTTCTCTACCTTTGACACGGTTGAAGTCCTGAGAAACCCCACCAGATAGAGCAAGGATAAAGATGAGAAAATGGGATATCTAACTAGATATCTGaaatcataagaaaacaaaacaaaaaaaaaactaaaaggaaaaagattCATGGCACTAACGATTTTTCCAACAAGGAATCATGGAAATCAACATCCACTTTATTGCACACAGGCGACTTCTCTTCTGGTAATACAGAATTTTCCCAAGTTAAGACCCCAGATTCTTCAATTGCCAGTTTGGAATCCTGTTGTTTAATGGCTTCCTCCTGTGACTCTAACCCAGTCGCAAGTTTGGAAGCACCCATGTCATGTGAAACCTCAGACGATTCTGCGTAAAACGATGTTTTTCCCGATTTCGTCGCTGAAATTTCCATTTTTGCATCCCCTTCCCTTTCATCGGTAACTGCAGGAGCAATTAAACCATTTTGAACCACGACTGAATCAGCATCCATTATCTGCGTCTTCGATGCTGCAAATTTCATTGGAAATggaaattaaaacacaaatatcataaaatatccATCTCCACAATCTGGACTGATAGATAAATATACCCACCCAAAACAAGTAAAGAATCAGAAGCAGAGGCATTATTTTGGTTCAATATCGATGTCTGAGCAAAGTTTGAATTCGGAGACGACTTGGAGTCGTTAGCATCCGTTGAATCAAGCTTCTGCAGATCATTTTCAGCCTTCTCCTCCTTCTTAGACCCGTGTGATTGCTTCTTCAAACCATACAAAACCTCTGCAATCTCAATCTCAATATCTTCCTGAACTGAACTAGAAGAACATTTCGACACTTTTGGAGGGCGAGTCTTGGGTCCATTTGGTTTctgcaaataaacaaaaaaaaaatctccaccCTTCAAATGTagtccaaaaataataaaaaaacattaaacattaacaaagcaaaacgaaaaaaatatacaaaccgTCTTTTTTCTGACTGAAACATTCGATGAAGAAGGCGATGCAGCCTCAAAACTCCTACTCGCCGCCGGTGAAGTCGAAGCTCGCCTATCTTCACTACCAAATCCACCATTTCCTGATACCCGACTCTCATGGGACCTCTTCACAGAAGCTGCAAAACCAAGAATCACTATTaattcacccaaaaaaaaatcatatcaaaacaTAGTTACTCAATCTACAAGTATTTTTACCTGACCGAGCCTTTCTCGGTACAGAGACACCAATCATTTCATCTGCAGGCACTCTAAAACCAGCAACTTGTTTTACAGCTCTTGGCGGCGGCCGCAACCGAGAAACTCCGCCATCTTCAATTTCATACTCATCTTCGTAACCGATGCTTTCTTCTGttgtttcttctccttcttctttattaCTTCCTTGTACTAAcctatctcctcctcctcttctactACGCTTATTCCTACTCGATAATTCTCGATCTCTTTCCCTTTTactccctcctctctctctcagcCTCGCCGTTTCTTGTAACTCTATTTGTCCATCCTCctctgcaaataaaaaaatgaaaaatattgttagctcagttatatatattgttaaatattGTTAGAGAAATTGTTAAGTTTTATACCAGGAGAATCTCTTGTAGCTCTCTGCTGTCGCCGTCTTGATAGTCCGTTAGAGGCTGCCATGTTGGATGGTCTTCTACCTTCTCTGTTTCTATCCATAAATTTTGACCACCTCTTTCTAACACTCAATATCTAACAGTTCCCGGAGAAACAACTGCCTAGCCGGAAATTCACCATAATCGCCGGCTACAATAAGGAGAGTTTCTGATTTCTACAAAGGAATGTTATCTAGAAGAGAACAAACAAGGAGCACCGCATCAGATAAACGGTGCGCTCTTTCTCTAGCttctctctgtttctcttcTCTTGAGCGGTTTTTGGCTGAccttctctctttgtttttctttcacctGGTTGTTATTGTGTGTTCTTTTTGTGCCCTCTATAAAATCTCATCTCTTTATCTGCTCTTTTTTATGCCGTGTTTGTTATCGTGTCCATTCGCTCAACATTTAACCTACTCCATTCCGAAGATGGAAGGCTCAGATTAATCACTTGCTTTATTTGGTTATTCGTTGCCTTTGGATTGGCTTTAAACGGACGGCTACTGATGGCCGAAGCCAACATGGCAGATGTGTCCTTGTCCCTCATAGAATATAGTAGCCCCTGCATGAATTAATGAATGGCCACGtgtcattttatatattttgattatctTTTCTGCATTTTATCCACGATTCCGCATCCTCTCACGCGCCTTAGGCACGTGAAGACTATTCGTTTTCGTAAAGGGTTGCTAACTTGCTGCTGGCCCTGATCTGCACATTTGCCGAGTGTTGATTCGTGCAGAGAAACCGGAAGCAAATATCTTTTCCCCTACATAGATTGCAGCCGGTTACTGgtggaaaatatattttaaaaaaaaattgaacgtaAAGTCCATAAAAAGAGGATATAATAATCATGTGGGGCTTGAGTCCCCGAAACAACCGCTCCAGCCGGTCAAAATCAGCATGGCCCGCTTAACTACCAAAGTGCTGGAAGCGGGACCCGCATTGTAAATCGACGAATAAGATTGTTCGGACTGTTGGTTGAAGCCATAACTGACGTTGGATAAGAATCCGACGTGGACATATCATAATTTTGACAAACCATTTAAGAAAAGCAAGTCTGACCTGGCACCTCACAGTCAACCTCGTCGAGCTTCGGAAAGAAGCCCGAGATCCCCGCCGTCTGTATGATTCAATCGGACGGTCCATTTTCTTTGGGCAGCATTGCATATCCTCATGTTTCCACTTTCCActatattcatatttatttatttattaataaaaaactagatattaatattttattaaatattggtGTTCATTTCATGAATACTATTTgtaatttaacatgaaataaatgaataatatatatttttgaggtatatatatattaaataataaaattataaatattatattaaatgaatactgtgtttttgagtttttacttaaaattgaaaatatatatatatatatatatatatatgtatccccccattattcaataaaaaaattaattatctaaaaatattaaatattcaaattaacatATTTGACATAAATTAtcattcataattattattattcaactcAAGTGTTACTACGTGTGTTTATAATCtgtttttcaagatattttcttatttaattttttttaaatgttatttttataattttaatttgttagtataaaaaacttttaaaaatattatttttaattaaaaagtaccGTGTAGCATTGCTAGACATACTCTGTCGTGAGTACATGATGGGACCACATATAGGATAGGAGGTCTACATACCAACTGAAACGGATGACATGGCAGATAGATGACGTCATCTCATTCGAAAGAGGAGAATGGCCTGATGCGGCTCCATGATGCAATGTCCCCAATGCCTGAAGCAAGTATAAATGCTTTTTAACTCTTCGATTAATATACTCGCGCTTCCATTGGCTGAACCGTGTAACTttttcaaaaagataaaaagagtgCGATTTAGAAGGCGAGTGTGGTGATGCTTGTGAGTATCAGCGGGTGTTGATAGGAGGaaaggtttttttctctttaatagaGAAAAGCCACGTGTAAAAGAGAGCACGATCCAAGGCGCAATCACGACAGGGAGGGGCGAGCGAGTGAAGCTGAATGGGTAGAGTAGAGGAGTGCTGGTTGCGAGCTTGGAACTGCTGGTAGCCGACTGGCCTCGGATCTCGATATCGCCACGACATCTCCACTTTTgaatgttttattcttttttttatatataatttataatactcCTGATAATAGAATAGAAAACGCAGCATAAACAAGTCCCGCCAAATGCTACGGTGTTTATTTATCATTGTGCtctgttatgttttttaaattattttttataaaaaaatcaaaaatatattttaaattaaaaaatattttaaaaaagaatgcttaccaaacataaatattaattaagtttatgaACCGAGCGGCGTCACCTCTGCCTATCCTATGATTGTACCGACTctcttcaataaaaacaaaatgaaaaatatatctgaaaatataaaactagATGGGTACTTTTTCTAATGAATGCACCGATGACAGTCTCAGGTAGAAAATTTTTATACGGCGTAGACCTCCTACGGGTAAAAGAAATTGTTATTGCATAAGAAGCTTCTTTTAACTGTGTTAACTTACCAAAACACCCCCTCGTTCTGTCAACAATTACAGCAGTCTCTTCTCTTCTCCAGAAGGATGTTGAGTGGCACTAATTTTTCCACGGTTGGGTTACAAGAAAAAAGGTAACCTTCATATGCCCTTTTTTTCTCCGAACACGCTCGAATGAAAAGGTTGGGTCCTTTAATgcacttaaatttaaaaagtctATGTTTCATAAAACTCAGAGAATATTTTTCTCATGTGAGTTTTGGTAGTATTGTGACTGGGAAAATCAACGCCGGCCtaatagaagaaagaaaatagcaAGATTTTGATCGTTCGAGGGTAATATTGGTGAAGTCGATAAAAAAGGGACCAAGTCGAAATGTATTCTCAAGACGGAGGGTGTATTTGTAGTTTGCTAAAAAAACCACACCAGTATTAAACGcccatggattttattttattttttattatcttcatGTCGATCCACATGTGTGTATTTTAATTGCAATTCGAATATATTAATCGTAATTGCTGATAACATTTATTTAAGAGAATATGGCTGGCTTCATGTGATATAGCTAGCAAGGacatgctttaaattaattcGAGAACATCATAGTCAAATGATAGGTGTGGCCATTGATTTGTTAGCTAGTCTAGCAATACTTCAAAATTAGTATGCTATCGATTCGGAATCATGAGCCTTGATTCCGACCCCAGTTTTCTATTCGAAATGATATCAAACCTAACTTGCAAGCAAATTTTTCATAGTTGAACTACAGCTCCAACTTCAACTCGAGAAAAAGTTTGATTCTTCAACTGAAAGAcccttttcaaatattttagacTAGTGGAGGGGTGATGGaaagtttaaaaacta is part of the Populus trichocarpa isolate Nisqually-1 chromosome 2, P.trichocarpa_v4.1, whole genome shotgun sequence genome and encodes:
- the LOC7480694 gene encoding fatty-acid-binding protein 1, yielding MVSLRFPFLFSQPKKHPNGISRTITSRSFPATTTTVACALAAGAAAFAGIAATRNSKNPKQDNPLIQNALNLLFSNHLLAPWASLSLADPSPSVVETKTGAAFPSVIFESRRLLGIGLRKKTILGLKNIDVYAFGVYADADEVRKVLSEKYGKLSVSELKESKEFKEDFMGGDIGMTVRLQIVYSKLSIRSVRSAFEESVGSRLQNFGEPNSKELLQRFTSQFKDEYKIPRGSVIELSREQGHVLRTTIDGKEVGSIQSKLLCRSILDLYIGEDPFDKEAKEDIESKFASLLQVDH
- the LOC7480039 gene encoding protein TIME FOR COFFEE, which gives rise to MDRNREGRRPSNMAASNGLSRRRQQRATRDSPEEDGQIELQETARLRERGGSKRERDRELSSRNKRSRRGGGDRLVQGSNKEEGEETTEESIGYEDEYEIEDGGVSRLRPPPRAVKQVAGFRVPADEMIGVSVPRKARSASVKRSHESRVSGNGGFGSEDRRASTSPAASRSFEAASPSSSNVSVRKKTKPNGPKTRPPKVSKCSSSSVQEDIEIEIAEVLYGLKKQSHGSKKEEKAENDLQKLDSTDANDSKSSPNSNFAQTSILNQNNASASDSLLVLASKTQIMDADSVVVQNGLIAPAVTDEREGDAKMEISATKSGKTSFYAESSEVSHDMGASKLATGLESQEEAIKQQDSKLAIEESGVLTWENSVLPEEKSPVCNKVDVDFHDSLLEKSTSTVSKVENQREEKFKIDLMAPPPMASSPEQDSFVDLSLDPKPAAQDVAMKMENVVKNEELADSLVKKEGVIVEEKIKTVGEKRGLKLDFEKPHRNVQQKLLPRATISKVETTAQSGSVPSPIALPGWLSNLPSLGYMPSFQTVVPMDGTAGSSKALQPPQFIPQPRPKRCATHHYIACNVRLHQQFIKMNHFWPATAGSAALCGAKPKDLNAMPSTENMIIGSTLQGSFPFVNLNPAQDKVQAVANIPVFTRKDRGSESTALIDAQKKQLVPPQPPQPAPAGNLMPGPAFIFSLNQHQASTATMTSQTGPSKSASSINNASFPGNGIAGLTTNSSALPAMAAAVSFSYPNLAANETPYLTILPNNGYPFSISTPVGNQPTFRGGTPSQALPFFNGSFYSSQMLHPSQLQQQQPQPVVQPGHQNASNSSGSSSSHKQPQSRQPRGALVSTANFLTSTMMQSQQPPKQHVQSHHSRKLDTEMSGESTPIIADTRAGHSKKSVHGPNFMVPVQPNFGLMASTTVGGSGNHGEKQQQQHQLSQEKNLKGGVELIPSQAFAMSFASFNGSKTASNLNFSAMTQNPPILQSFPDMTRQGYQVITAAQATQKKNHQPSEGKSGGSSTNPDDGKKAPSGKSTRGNGQTLVFDNSARTLNFVSSPSTGNWPSQSITATTSIPMAANSSSTSQQQQLVQLQKQHILHQQLQQPIGAADSKASTSNSLPLPSIGAKFPNNASIFSQTQALGNSSPQNPQWKNSSRIPSSQAPLTSLSASNTSVHKNASQQQGRVPQGHSQISFGSSSKSALPPQGQQISSSCQSPSSGGNSRTTSMNAKANSSIPAIQSQQSDNSSSGNAQKSSPVCGRNVPSILSACPSHLSELKY